From uncultured Treponema sp.:
AAATGTAAAGATTTTATTTCTATAAGAATATCTAATCTGAATGTAGAGTTTTGCAGCAGATGAACTAGACGACAAAAACCACATAGAAAAACTGCTGTTTTTATGCTATTATATATTGATTGAAAATATCTATAACTCAAAGGGAAAAAAATGAAAAAGTTTATTTTTACATTTATTTGCACTTTACTTTTTGCTAACTCAATATTTGCTGAAAAAAGAATTGTCGAATTTTGGAATTTAATGGGTGAAAAAAAGTATGATGAACTTGAAACCTTCTTAGGCAATTGGGAACAGGAAAACAAAAAAGATGCGGAACTTTATGTAGCGTATTTTAATTTCTATTTGCAGAAAGCCACACAAAATCAAATGTATTTTGAAACAGATCTTCCGCCGGACTGTAAAAGCTATATGAAAGGCCAGAATGAAAACGGCGAGGAAGGTTATATGTGTTTTATAACTAAATATGATGATGAAATGTCAAACAAAGCTTTTGAATATATTGACAAAGGAATTTCATACAATCCTAAAAGACTTGATATGTATTTTGGAAAGGCTCATTTTTACTACTTAAGAAAAGATTATAAAAATCAATGTGAATTATTAAAGAAAGTATTTGATTTGGATAAAAAAAATAAATCAAAATGGCTGTGGGCAAATAATACGCCTGCAAAAGAAGCCAGTATTGACTTTGAAAAAACTATGCATGGATATATTGGAAAATGGCTGAAAGAAAAAACTGAAGATTCAATAAAGTATGCAAAAAAATTGTCAGTCGAATTTATCAAATACTATCCTAAAAATCCCATTGCATATAATGATGCTGCAATATGCTGTATTTATTCAAATGACTTAAAATCCGCAAAAGAATATTTTAAATCAGCTTATGAACTTGACAAGTCAGATATGATAATTCTAGCAAATCTTGCATATATTTCTGAAGATCTTGGTGAAAAAGAAGACGCAAAAAAATATTATAAATTATTAGAGCAATCTACAGATGAACAATATAGCAGCATGGCAAAACGTAAATTAGAAACTTTTCAATAAAAATAAATAACATATTTACCGCACGTCAAAATAAAAAAAATGCTCCCAAGAATGTAAGGGAGCAACGATAATGCAATTTTTTTATTTTTCAAGAACTTCTTTTATAATAGAAAGACCTTTGTCAATTTCCTTGTAGCCGATATTTAAAGGCGGAACTAGGCGCAAGACATTTTTTCCTGCTGTAGAAAAAAGCACACCTTTTTCAAGGCAAAGTTTTTCAACTTCCACAGGATTTTTTGAAACCTGAATTCCAATCATAAGACCTTTTCCGCGCACATCTTCTACGCAAGGCAAATTCCAGCTTTTTACAGTGCTTTGAATATATTCGCCTTTTTCACAAACAGAAGACAAGAAGCCGTCCTTTAAAAGCTCATGCAAAACAACACTGGCCGCGCTGCACGCAAGAGGATTTCCGCCGAAAGTTGACTGATGCTCTCCTGCCGCAAGAACATTTCCTTTTCCGCGGTAAAGACAAGCGCCCATTGGAATTCCACCGGCAATTGCTTTTGCAAGTGTTACAACTTCCGGATTTATTTCAAGCTGCTCGCTCGCAAGAAGAGTTCCTGTGCGTCCCATTCCTGTCTGAACTTCATCGCAGATTACAATTGCGCCAGCTTTTCTTGCAGCTTCTGCGGCCGCCTTTGCCCATTCCTTATCAAGAGGAAAAACGCCGCCCTCGCCTTGAACACATTCCATCATCAAAGCGGCAGTCGTATCGTCAAAAGCGTCTTTCAAAGAATCATAATCGTTTGGCTTTATAGTTTTGAAACCTTCAACATAAGGCGCAAAAGTTTCCGGGTGAAAAATATCCTGACCAGTCGCAGTAAGAGTTGCCATCGTGCGTCCGTGAAAAGAATGCTCCAACGTTACAATAGTTTTTCTTTTTGAACCGCCATTCAGCTGGCCGAATTTGCGTGCAAGTTTTATCGCAGCTTCATTTGCTTCCGCGCCGCTGTTTCCAAAGAACACGCCTTCAAATCCTGTAGCATTCAAAAGTTCATCCGCATACTTTATGCCAATGTCGCTAAGAAAATAATTGCAGACATGAATCTGTTTTTTTGCCTGGCTAGACACAGCTTTTACAAGCGGCTTAAAATTATGCCCCAAGCTGTTCACTGCGATTCCCGCAAGAAAATCAATATATTTTTTTCCATTTATATCTGTAAGAACAGAACCTTTTCCGCTCTTAAAAACAACATCAAAAGAGCCGTAATTATTTAAAACTTTTTTGCTTCCCATGTTAACCTCTAGTAAATCATCGTTCCAATTCCGCGGTCGCTGAACATTTCAATTAAAAGCGAATGAGGAACACGGCCGTCAATAATATGAGTGCGCGGAACACCGCCGTTTCGGGCAAGCATACAGCACTCAATCTTCGGAATCATTCCGCCGGCAATTATTCCTTGGTCTATATATTTTTCAACATCGCCAATATGAATCCGCTGAATCAAAGACTTCGGATCATTCACATCTTTTAAAACGCCAGGCACATTTGTAAGCTGAACAAATTTTTCAGCATGAAGAGCCACGGCAATTTTCGCAGCGGCAGTGTCGGCATTTATGTTGTAACGGACATTGTCGCCATCGCAGCCCAAGGCAACAGTCGAAACTACAGGAATAAAATTCTGCTCCAAAAGCGACTCAAGAATTTCAGGGTTCACTTCTGTAACTTCACCGACAAAACCCAAGTCCTGTCCGTCTTTTTGGATTTTCACAGCCTTCAAAAGTCCTGAATCAACTCCGCTCAAGCCAACAGCCTTTCCGCCGTTTTCAAGAAGAAGAGCAACAATGTCCTTGTTCAGTTTTCCAGTCAAAACCATCTGGACAATCTCCATTGTTTCCGCATCAGTGTAGCGAAGTCCGTTTATGAATTTGCTTTTCTTGCCGACTCTTCCAAGCATATTGTTAATTTCAGGACCGCCGCCGTGAACAAGCACAACATGGATTCCAATCGTGTTTAATAGAACAATATCTTCCATTACGTGCTTCTTCAAATCCGCATTAAGCATAGCGTTTCCGCCGTACTTTACGACAACAACTTTTCCGACCCAATGCTTAAAATACGGAAGAGCCTGAACAAGCACATCAGACCAATGCGCATTGTCAAGCCGAGGATCAATTTCTTCTATATCAGGTTCATTTGTATTCAATTTTTTGCTCCGTGTTTTAGGTTCTGTAATCGCCGTTTATTTTAACATATTCGTAAGTCAAATCACAGCCCCAGGCAGTTCCGCAGGCAGTTCCGTCCTGGCATTCAATGTTGATTTTTATTTCCGCTTCCTGAAGAACTTTTTTTGCCAATGCCTCGTCAAAGTCAAGAGGAACTCCGTTTTCAAAAACTTTAAGCGAAGTGCGTTTCCCTTTCTGCTCGCCGATAAAATCAGTCGCACCAGTCCGCATGGAATTTTCCGCGCTTTCAAAAGTTATGGAAGTTTTTTCAGGCGAAAAGTCAAATCCTGAATATCCCATTGCGCACAAAAAACGCCCGAAGTTCGCATCGCTTCCAAAAATTGCGGCTTTTGCAAGGCTTGAGCTTATAACGGCTTTTGCAAGACCACGCGCAGTTTCAACGTCCTTCGCCCCGGAAACATTGCATTCAATCAGCTTGGTTGCACCTTCTCCGTCTCCTGCAATCTTTTTTGCCATCTGGGTATTTATTGCATTCAAGGCTTCGTAAAAAATCTCAAAGTCTTTTCCTTCGCAAGTGATTTCATCGTTTCCTGCCATTCCGTTTGCAAGAACAGTCAGGCTGTCGTTTGTGGAAGTGTCGCCGTCAATTGAAACGCAGTTGTAAGTTCCAGCAACAGATTTGCGCAAGGCTTTTTCAAGCATCTGGGAAGAAATAGCGCAGTCAGTTGTCATAACGCTGAGCATTGTTCCCATGTTTATATGAATCATTCCAGAACCTTTTGCCATTGCTCCGATTCTTACAGTTTTTCCGCCGATTACAGTTTCTACAGCGCATTCCTTGTAATGAGTGTCTGTTGTCATTATTGCAGCGCGGGCTTCTTTATGTCCTTCCTTGGAAAGTCCGTCTTTTAAAGTCTGAATATTCTTTTCGATTTTTTCAACAGGAAGCTGCTTGCCGATTACGCCTGTGGAGTAAACAATAACATCATTAGGATTTATTCCAAGAACATCAGCTGCAAGGCTCGCCATTTTTCGCGCAACTTTCGCGCCCTGTTCGCCAGTACAAGCATTTGCGTTTCCAGAGTTGGCAATAACAGCCTGAGCTTTTCCGTTGGCAATATTTTCTTTTGTAAGCTTTACGCTTTCTGCCTTGACTTTATTCTGTGTAAATACGCCGGCCGCATTGCAAAGCTTTTCGCTAAAAACAAGCGCAAGGTCGTTTTTTGTGCTGCTTTCCTTTATTTTGCAAAGCATTCCATTCGCTGTAAATCCTTTAGGAGCTGTAACTCCGCCATCAATAAACTGCATTTTTATACACTCCTTTTACAAAGTTTTGCATAATTATAAACTTTTTCCGCACAATGTCAATAAAATCAGCAGGCTCGCAAAGAAATAAAATTATAGAAAATATCAATGGTTGACGAAAAACCGTTTTCGTTAGATACTAGCCGAAACCAAATTCACTAAATCACTTTTTACCGAGTTCGACATGACAAAAAATCTAAACACACAAACTGGAAAATATCGTTCAGTAATTTCCGTAGACAAAGAAAAATGCGTAAACTGCCAAAGGTGCATTGCGGTGTGTCCTGTAAAAATGTGCAACAACGGAGCTGGAGACCACGTTGCATTTGACGAAAAACTTTGCATAGGTTGCGGCTCTTGCATTGAAGCCTGCACTCACGGCGCAAGAAAAGGAATTGACGACGCAGAACTTTTCTTTGAATCTCTTAAAAAAGGTGAAAAAATCGTGGCGATTGTTGCGCCTGCCGCAATTGTTAGTTTCCGCGGAAAAGACCTTGAACTGAACGGATTTTTAAAGTCGCTTGGTGTGGAAGCTGTTTTTGATGTAAGTTTTGGCGCGGAGCTTACAACAAAATCTTATGTTGAATATATTAAAAACAAAAATCCAGATTGCGTAATTTCTCAGCCTTGTCCTGCCCTTGTTTCGTTTATTGAAACTTACCGCCCAGAACTCATAAAATATCTTGCGCCTGCCGACAGCCCGATGCTTCACTGCGCAAAAATGATAAAAGAATTTTATACAAAATACAGCGGATATAAAATCGCGGCAATTTCGCCATGCTATGCAAAACGGCGTGAGTTCGACGAAACTGGAGTGTGCGACTACAACGTAACAATGCGCTCAATCCAGAAATATATGGAAGAAAAAAATCTTAAGCTCGATTCATTTCCAAAAGTAGAATACGAAAATCCTGCCGCGGAACGTGGAGTTCTTTATTCAACTCCGGGCGGACTTATGAGAACCGCAGAACGCTTTGTTCCGGGCATTTCAGAAAAGACGCGTAAGATTGAAGGCAATCCAAAAGTTTTTCATTATCTTGCAAAATTTTCAGAAGCGAATAAAAACAAAAAGCCGTGCTTCACTTTAGTTGACTGCCTTAACTGCGAAAACGGATGCAACGAAGGAGCCGGAACTACAAATAAGGGAATGCACCTTGACGAAATGGAATCTTTTGTAGAAAACCGAATGCAGGAGCGCCGTTCGTACTGGGCAAAAAAAGGACACAGCAAAAAATCCGCTCTGAAAAAACTTAACAAGGCAATCGATGAGTTTTGGAAGCCCGGACTTTACGACAGAACTTATGTTGACAGAAGTGCATATTTCCGCCAAACAATAAAAGAGCCTTCGCAGGAAGAAATTCAAAAAATCTACACAGATATGCACAAAAAAACAAAGGCGGACATTTTAAACTGTGGTGCCTGCGGATATGAAAACTGCGAGCAGATGGCGGTTGCAATTTACAACGGACTGAACCACCCTGAAAACTGCACTCATTACACAAATATTTTAAAGGACATAATGAACGAGCAGCATCAGGACGAAGTAAAACAGTCTGTGCGTAAAGTTGTTGAAGCCGGAGCTGAAAAACTTACAGAAAACGGACGCGATGTCCAGACTTTGACAGATGCCGCACGCAACATGAGCGAAAGCGTTTCAACTTCTTCTTCCGCTGTTGAAGAAATGATTGCAAACATAAATTCTATAAATTCAATTCTTGAACACAACGCTGAATCCGTGGGACTTCTTGACGGAGCAACAAGAAAAGGAATGGCAGGAATTGAAAATGTTGCCGAGCTTGTTTCCAAGATTGAAGAAAACTCAAACGGACTTAGCGAAATGAGCAGCGTTATTCAAAAAATTGCAAGCCAGACAAACCTTCTTGCCATGAACGCCGCAATAGAAGCCGCCCACGCAGGAGATTCCGGGCGAGGATTTGCAGTTGTAGCCGACGAAATAAGAAAACTCGCTGAAAATTCAGGCTCACAAGCACGCAAAATTTCTGATGTTCTAAAAAATGTAAAGCAGCTAATCGATGCAACGTTCAAAGACACTGGAGATGTCCAAAAGGAATTTTCAGAAGTTGTGCAGCTTTCTGGAACTGTGGTTGAGCAGGAGCAGACTGTGCGCCGTGCAATTTCCGAACAGAACGAAGGCGGAAAGCAGCTTTTGCAGGCAGTAGGAACAATGCGCGAACTTACACAGACAGTAAAAGAACGCACAGAAAAACTTCTTACTGACACAAACGCAATAAAAGAAAGCATCCTTGAGCTAGGAAAATAAAATTCAAGGCAGGAAAATTACCGGGATTGCTTATTCTGCAATCTGCTGAAAAGAATAACTTCTGGGCGATATTCAAAATGCATATTGTCCCAGATTGCCCACTTTCCGCCCCACAAAAATCCGTTGTTTTCAAAAATCTCAATTACTTTTTTCGGTGGCATCCATCTTCTTTCAAGCGGAAGCTTCATCCAGTTGTCTCCGTCAATATCTCGTCTCCATGCCCAGTATACATTTTTCTGCTTCCAGCCTCTTGGAAGCAAGTCAAGCGCAAGTCCAAGACTATGAAAAGAACGATTGCCAGAATCGCTTATATTCCGCCAAGAATAACTGTCCGCGCTTAAAAGTGTATCTAAAAAATTTTTTACTTCCGCATCAGACTTTGAAGCTTCAAGAATTTCTTTTTCGACTTTTGCAAGAGGCTCTCTAAGTCGCTCATGCGCATTTGTTTTTTTTCCAAGGAACGATATTTTTTTTATATGCTGCTCAAGGGAAACTCTTGTCTTGCAGTCATATACAAAGTCGTAAAAAAATGGAGGCGTTCCCTTGCCGCTTGTTCTGTTTTCTGGAGAACTGAACTGCCGGATTTTTTCAATGTCCTCGTCTGTAAAATCCGCCGGGTCATGCAGAACAAAATCATATTCATATAGAAAAGAATTGTACAGATTTTTATTTTCGATTTCGGATTCAGGCAAAAACATTCCGTCCGCCCAGAAAAATTCCGCAGTTCTTCCGCCATGCGAAAGTGAAATTTTCCAGTCGCCGGCAAACGCATTGTATTCGCTTTTAAACTGAATATCAGGATAAGCCTTTTTGAATAATGAAAGCAGCTCAGGCTCTTCACATTTTAAATTGAATGCAGAAAATGAAAACCCAAAGCAAGGAAAAAACAAAAGCACAAATAAAAAACAGCGGACAAAACGACTAGAAGAAAATCTCATTCTTAAAATTTAGCATTGAAAATACCGGCAAGTCAACTAAAAAGAATATGAAAAACAGACAAAAACAATTTCAATTCACAAGCATTTCTTTCAGAATCTTTTTCACTTCTAAAACTTCTTTTTTTGATATTTTTCCAAGCCTTTTTATAAGACGAATATTATCTACAGTTCTTATTTGATCCAAAACAATCCAGCCATTTTTTCCTTCGAATCTCACTGGAATTCTTGTCGGATATGAATGGGATTTTGTTGTCATAGGAGCAATAATTATAGTGCTGATATTATTATTTATTTCATCAGGAGAAATTATAAGGCAAGGACGAGTCTTTTTTATTTCATGTCCAACAGTTGGATCTAAGTTTACAAGATAAACATCATATTGATTTATTACCATTCCCATTCAAACTCCTCTGAAGAAGGAATGTCCTCCATCACATCATCTTTATTTTTGTGCATTTCACAAAATGCTTCCGCCCAGCCTTCACGAGGATTTTCTTTTATAGGAGTAAGCAGAATGCCTTTTTCGGTTACTTTCATATTCATTTTGTCTTTCACTAAAAATTTATCTAATATCATTTTGGGAAATCTTATTCCACGAGAATTTCCAATAGGAACTACAGAAACCACCATAAAAACCTCCTTGACAAACCTAATGTAATTATAAAGTAATAACTGCTGAAATGTCAAATTTTTACCACACGAACAAGTCGGCACAGTTGCGTTCTCCGCCGGAAATATCGATTGCCTGCCCTGTGCAGAATTTGTTTATCGCAGTCATAAAGTAAATCCAGTCAGCGGCTTCTTCCGCAGTCGCCCAACGTTTTAGC
This genomic window contains:
- a CDS encoding AbrB/MazE/SpoVT family DNA-binding domain-containing protein, encoding MVVSVVPIGNSRGIRFPKMILDKFLVKDKMNMKVTEKGILLTPIKENPREGWAEAFCEMHKNKDDVMEDIPSSEEFEWEW
- a CDS encoding type II toxin-antitoxin system PemK/MazF family toxin; amino-acid sequence: MGMVINQYDVYLVNLDPTVGHEIKKTRPCLIISPDEINNNISTIIIAPMTTKSHSYPTRIPVRFEGKNGWIVLDQIRTVDNIRLIKRLGKISKKEVLEVKKILKEMLVN
- the argB gene encoding acetylglutamate kinase, whose product is MNTNEPDIEEIDPRLDNAHWSDVLVQALPYFKHWVGKVVVVKYGGNAMLNADLKKHVMEDIVLLNTIGIHVVLVHGGGPEINNMLGRVGKKSKFINGLRYTDAETMEIVQMVLTGKLNKDIVALLLENGGKAVGLSGVDSGLLKAVKIQKDGQDLGFVGEVTEVNPEILESLLEQNFIPVVSTVALGCDGDNVRYNINADTAAAKIAVALHAEKFVQLTNVPGVLKDVNDPKSLIQRIHIGDVEKYIDQGIIAGGMIPKIECCMLARNGGVPRTHIIDGRVPHSLLIEMFSDRGIGTMIY
- a CDS encoding [Fe-Fe] hydrogenase large subunit C-terminal domain-containing protein — encoded protein: MTKNLNTQTGKYRSVISVDKEKCVNCQRCIAVCPVKMCNNGAGDHVAFDEKLCIGCGSCIEACTHGARKGIDDAELFFESLKKGEKIVAIVAPAAIVSFRGKDLELNGFLKSLGVEAVFDVSFGAELTTKSYVEYIKNKNPDCVISQPCPALVSFIETYRPELIKYLAPADSPMLHCAKMIKEFYTKYSGYKIAAISPCYAKRREFDETGVCDYNVTMRSIQKYMEEKNLKLDSFPKVEYENPAAERGVLYSTPGGLMRTAERFVPGISEKTRKIEGNPKVFHYLAKFSEANKNKKPCFTLVDCLNCENGCNEGAGTTNKGMHLDEMESFVENRMQERRSYWAKKGHSKKSALKKLNKAIDEFWKPGLYDRTYVDRSAYFRQTIKEPSQEEIQKIYTDMHKKTKADILNCGACGYENCEQMAVAIYNGLNHPENCTHYTNILKDIMNEQHQDEVKQSVRKVVEAGAEKLTENGRDVQTLTDAARNMSESVSTSSSAVEEMIANINSINSILEHNAESVGLLDGATRKGMAGIENVAELVSKIEENSNGLSEMSSVIQKIASQTNLLAMNAAIEAAHAGDSGRGFAVVADEIRKLAENSGSQARKISDVLKNVKQLIDATFKDTGDVQKEFSEVVQLSGTVVEQEQTVRRAISEQNEGGKQLLQAVGTMRELTQTVKERTEKLLTDTNAIKESILELGK
- the argJ gene encoding bifunctional glutamate N-acetyltransferase/amino-acid acetyltransferase ArgJ, translated to MQFIDGGVTAPKGFTANGMLCKIKESSTKNDLALVFSEKLCNAAGVFTQNKVKAESVKLTKENIANGKAQAVIANSGNANACTGEQGAKVARKMASLAADVLGINPNDVIVYSTGVIGKQLPVEKIEKNIQTLKDGLSKEGHKEARAAIMTTDTHYKECAVETVIGGKTVRIGAMAKGSGMIHINMGTMLSVMTTDCAISSQMLEKALRKSVAGTYNCVSIDGDTSTNDSLTVLANGMAGNDEITCEGKDFEIFYEALNAINTQMAKKIAGDGEGATKLIECNVSGAKDVETARGLAKAVISSSLAKAAIFGSDANFGRFLCAMGYSGFDFSPEKTSITFESAENSMRTGATDFIGEQKGKRTSLKVFENGVPLDFDEALAKKVLQEAEIKINIECQDGTACGTAWGCDLTYEYVKINGDYRT
- a CDS encoding acetylornithine/succinylornithine family transaminase, translated to MGSKKVLNNYGSFDVVFKSGKGSVLTDINGKKYIDFLAGIAVNSLGHNFKPLVKAVSSQAKKQIHVCNYFLSDIGIKYADELLNATGFEGVFFGNSGAEANEAAIKLARKFGQLNGGSKRKTIVTLEHSFHGRTMATLTATGQDIFHPETFAPYVEGFKTIKPNDYDSLKDAFDDTTAALMMECVQGEGGVFPLDKEWAKAAAEAARKAGAIVICDEVQTGMGRTGTLLASEQLEINPEVVTLAKAIAGGIPMGACLYRGKGNVLAAGEHQSTFGGNPLACSAASVVLHELLKDGFLSSVCEKGEYIQSTVKSWNLPCVEDVRGKGLMIGIQVSKNPVEVEKLCLEKGVLFSTAGKNVLRLVPPLNIGYKEIDKGLSIIKEVLEK
- a CDS encoding M15 family metallopeptidase, producing MRFSSSRFVRCFLFVLLFFPCFGFSFSAFNLKCEEPELLSLFKKAYPDIQFKSEYNAFAGDWKISLSHGGRTAEFFWADGMFLPESEIENKNLYNSFLYEYDFVLHDPADFTDEDIEKIRQFSSPENRTSGKGTPPFFYDFVYDCKTRVSLEQHIKKISFLGKKTNAHERLREPLAKVEKEILEASKSDAEVKNFLDTLLSADSYSWRNISDSGNRSFHSLGLALDLLPRGWKQKNVYWAWRRDIDGDNWMKLPLERRWMPPKKVIEIFENNGFLWGGKWAIWDNMHFEYRPEVILFSRLQNKQSR